A stretch of Caballeronia sp. NK8 DNA encodes these proteins:
- a CDS encoding response regulator transcription factor, with protein MLGTSDDIEVAAEAQTAADALLLAKTQPFDVALVDVALPDRSGLELVKSLRTRQPALAVLMLSIYAEEVYALRAIKHGAAGYLTKSVSAETLIAAVRKVHSGGRFITPSLAERFAEHFGEALGPAHEALSDRELEVLKLIAGGESLANIAAMLHLSPNTVTTYRARICQKIGLKSNAQLTRYALEQGLLV; from the coding sequence ATGCTGGGAACGAGCGACGATATCGAGGTTGCCGCGGAGGCCCAGACGGCCGCCGATGCCCTGCTGCTCGCCAAGACCCAGCCTTTCGACGTCGCACTCGTCGATGTCGCGCTGCCGGATCGCAGCGGCCTCGAGCTGGTGAAGTCGTTGCGGACGCGACAACCCGCGCTCGCCGTACTGATGCTCAGCATCTATGCCGAAGAGGTATATGCGTTGCGAGCAATCAAGCATGGGGCGGCCGGCTATCTCACCAAGAGCGTGTCCGCCGAGACCTTGATCGCCGCAGTGCGCAAGGTGCACTCGGGCGGCAGGTTCATCACGCCCTCGCTCGCCGAACGCTTCGCCGAGCACTTCGGAGAAGCGCTGGGTCCGGCACACGAAGCCCTGTCCGACCGCGAACTGGAGGTATTGAAGTTGATCGCGGGCGGCGAAAGCCTCGCCAATATCGCGGCCATGCTGCATCTGAGTCCCAATACCGTTACGACGTATCGAGCGCGAATCTGCCAGAAAATCGGCTTGAAGAGCAATGCACAATTGACGCGTTACGCGCTCGAGCAGGGCTTGCTCGTTTGA